A stretch of Palaemon carinicauda isolate YSFRI2023 chromosome 34, ASM3689809v2, whole genome shotgun sequence DNA encodes these proteins:
- the LOC137626825 gene encoding uncharacterized protein, whose amino-acid sequence MSNLKLLITQRKVIRKKVTDAFNKLGSYANFTASRKISEKCLLLSYQKGLLDLDSKIQNLKFEDSAVTELELEEECLGCIDYLEKIERCLPLLEVSPSRSVTDTALSLLKQPTAPLPKFSSKENEDLLQFFVEFEATTGVYKYPDRDLLLLLKQQVEGRAKVLLNSLEADKQSYQDAKSLLIKAFASEEVRKSSTVKKLTELKLNPGDDPFNYVSRLRNLCESTKVLQMSSDDFLTYFAWLGLNDEFRKELVQITNKTSPSITEILDNFFVACERYENSRKVSNVTPSKYSLSCNGSAENADSFASLAVKVHSPKNKVLPSCSLCSKVHGKDFNHLLYKCTKFPTPQSKVDKLKYFKGCLKCASFSHPTAKCNFRFKQKCFKCFGWHFSFLCNKDNSSDCKKSEEAIASTETNNGVTVFSNFVSDSVLPTFTFGIVGQERLYRGIKDSGSQSTFVSQKLADTYDFETIRNNVNLTIHGFNGVKTYRSKVVQVPITLGNGRYKIPAMVIPEIKIKLNLPMLGTAVKGFLDKGFSFADVGLHSNIREVKDIEFLLGSDAAYCIPSKDVLFGKGTLSVYVDSPMGVMLVGNVQRLIDNIDFLPCHSMSVSASIPSPPSVESFVSVHTHSLFVADSIIPTLDDEVHDLHYDTLKVSSNFSVLNDKGKLMECKLQKATNEILELECPKFINYDQTIYEEETVELNKQLVDYTFNNISREVDGRIRVPLLWNGEVSHLLSKNEHLAEVILKSNFRKLKNNVGYLHLMDQTIKDQIAAGIIKPIHDLEQYKALHPDYAFLPHMGIFKPERETTKCRVVFLSNLRENEKNKKLSLSLNQCMHPGPTLNQKLSSAFLHLRFGQKLLTYDLKKAFNMLSLSESDQSKLLFLWYKNVKAGDFSVVAYRNVRLSFGLRCSPFLLMLSLYYILAFKEEKDKDLSELKHLMYTLLYMDNGAITMETGESLEWAYNELPRIFAPYKFEVQQIITNDNSLQIKIDEDMKTQTPETTKLFGLAWDRVRDEIFTKPICLDGKATTKRAVLGTIASQFDIYGFNMPILNRSRLFMHRFQCNKNLGWDALLPLELQREWGNICKQANASPPIKIGRYVGPRNGTYKLMAYTDASHDLYGSVIFLQHVESGKVSFVQAKNRMINTQLKNKSIPSLELNAIVLGVETLVELQRDISGPSCLKPVNIVEMVLYADSLCALHWLNSSSQKLDKMQRCSTFVMNRIGNIQKLCQRFPIRFCFISGKENPADCVTRCLSHKQLYKTNFLVGPGKKFDDLPGVEHDMTFIIPNPMTVTDSGYLSKLNAPLGAELSQTTFSSLTGFPEYVIDPCNYSSFQASKRVVITEQRKWFPEIFAYFQNKNSFNLKAIPNLITQLNIFMDENGCYSVLAEIRRQFHIPRHFSTIKKALKQCVHCRRFCNRTFKLSQNSYREFRSNLPSKPFANVFIDHMGPFHVRKNNETQKVKRLLFGSIKNLVLSYDDFEFIVCHTVHLVNRRPIAFKESLREEDLDFIPEPITPEQLVKGYELTSMNLLPELQGIPDEDPDWQPCRGIKIGDIVLLKEVHTKPNNYPMGLVKELQYNSIGEVTGASIQKGSTREVVKRHITTLVPFLERLDDSELSSTNDSVKLLSEPPHVKRKAAIVSEPKTREILTE is encoded by the exons atgtcaaatttaaaattgcttattactcagagaaaggttattcgtaagaaagtaactgatgcctttaataaattggggtcctatgcaaattttactgcatcccggaaaatatcggaaaagtgtctcctgttaagttaccagaagggtttgttagacttggattctaaaattcaaaatttaaagtttgaGGATAGTGCAGTTACAGAACTCGAATTAGAAGAGGAATGTTTGGGTTGTATTGATTATTTAGAGAAGATAGAGAGATGTTTGCCTTTACTTGAAGTTTCTCCTTCCCGTAGTGTCACGGACACAGCTCTTAGTTTACTAAAGCAGCCAACAGCGCCCCTCCCAAAATTTAGTAGCAAGGAAAATGAGGATCTCTtacagttttttgtagaatttgaggctACTACTGGTGTTTATAAATATCCCGATAGGGATTTGTTACTTTTGCTTAAACAGCAAGTTGAAGGTCGGGCTAAGGTTTTGCTGAATTCTCTTGAAGCAGATAAACAGAGTTACCAAGATGCTAAATCGCTCTTGATTAAAGCTTTTGCTTCGGAAGAAGTTAGGAAGTCTTCCACCGTTAAGAAACTAACAGAGTTGAAACTAAATCCAGGTGATGACCCATTTAATTATGTATCTAGGTTAAGGAATTTATGTGAGTCTACTAAGGTTTTGCAAATGTCCTCTGATGATTTTTTGACTTATTTTGCTTGGCTAGGTTTGAATGATGAATTTAGAAAAGAGTTAGTGCAAATTACTAATAAGACTTCTCCTTCAATTACGGAAATTTTGGATAACTTTTTTGTAGCTTGCGAGAGGTATGAAAACTCGAGAAAAGTGTCAAATGTTACGCCTTCAAAGTATTCCTTATCATGCAATGGTAGTGCTGAAAATGCTGATAGTTTTGCTAGTTTGGCAGTTAAAGTGCATTCTCCTAAGAATAAAGTCCTACCTAGTTGTTCGTTATGTTCTAAGGTTCATGGTAAGGATTtcaatcatttactatataaatgtacaaaatttcctACTCCTCAGTCTAAAGTAgataaattgaagtattttaaaggctgtttgaaatgtgctagtttttcgcatcccactgctaaatgtaattttaggtttaaacaaaagtgttttaaatgttttggctggcatttttcttttctgtgtaacaaagataattcatctgattgtaagaaaagtgaagaagctatAGCAAGCACAGAAACAAATAATGGGGTTACAGTGTTCTCAAATTTCGTTAGTGACTCTGTTCTTCCTACTTTCACTTTTGGCATTGTTGGACAAGAGCGCTTGTATAGAGGTATAAAAGACAGTGGGTCTCAAAGTACTTTTGTTTCACAGAAATTAGCTGATACTTATGACTTTGAAACTATCAGAAATAATGTTAATCTTACAATTCATGGTTTCAATGGTGTTAAAACTTATCGGAGCAAGGTAGTTCAGGTGCCTATTACACTAGGAAATGGTCGTTATAAGATTCCAGCCATGGTTATTCCTGAAATAAAGATTAAGTTGAATTTGCCGATGCTCGGCACGGCAGTGAAGGGTTTTTTAGATAAAGGGTTTTCGTTTGCTGATGtgggtcttcattcaaatatccgGGAAGTAAAGGATATTGAATTTCTGCTTGGTTCTGATGCTGCTTATTGTATTCCAAGTAAAGACGTCCTGTTTGGAAAGGGTACTCTGTCAGTATATGTAGATTCCCCAATGGGCGTTATGTTGGTAGGCAATGTTCAAAGATTGATCGATAATATAGATTTTCTGCCATGTCATTCTATGTCTGTCAGTGCTAGTATTCCTAGTCCACCTAGTGTGGAGTCTTTTGTAAGTGTCCACACTCACTCGTTATTTGTTGCAGATTCTATCATACCTACTTTGGATGATGAGGTTCATGACCTTCACTATGATACTTTGAAAGTTAGTAGTAATTTTTCGGTTTTGAATGACAAGGGAAAGCTTATGGAGTGTAAACTACAAAAggcaacaaatgaaatattggagcttgaatgccctaaattcattaattatgaccaaactatttatgaggaagagactgtagaactgaataagcagttagttgattatacttttaataatatatctagagaAGTAGATGGTAGGATTCGAGTTCCCTTACTTTGGAATGGTGAGGTATCACACTTGCTATCGAAAAATGAACATTTAGCAGAGGTAATTTTGAAGTCTAATTTTAGGAAGCTTAAAAATAATGTGGGTTATTTACATTTAATGGATCAGACTATTAAGGATCAAATAGCAGCTGGTATAATAAAACCTATTCATGATCTTGAACAATATAAAGCCCTGCACCCAGATTATGCTTTTCTTCCTCACATGGGAATTTTTAAGCCTGAGAGGGAGACGACTAAGTGTCGTGTAGTCTTTTTATCCAAtttgagagagaatgagaaaaataagaaactaagcctctctctcaaccagtgtatgcatccaggtcccacattgaaccaaaagctatcctcagcttttcttcatttaaggttcggtcagaaattgcttacctatgacttgaaaaaagcattcaatatgctttcattaagtgaatctgatcagtcaaaattgctgtttctttggtataaaaatgttaaagctggggacttttctgttgttgcttatcgcaatgtgaggctgagttttgggttgcgttgtagcccgtttttgttaatgctttccttatattatattttagcttttaaggaagaaaaggataaagatttgtcagaattaaaacatttaatgtataccttgctgtatatggataatggtgcaattaccatggaaactggagagtctttagaatgggcttataatgagctgcctcgcatttttgctccgtacaaattcgaggttcagcagattatcactaatgataattccttacaaattaagatagatgaagacatgaaaactcagacccctgaaactacaaagttgtttggtcttgcatgggacagagtaagagatgaaatatttacaaagcctatttgccttgatggcaaggccaccactaaacgtgctgttttaggaacaattgcttctcaatttgacatatatggctttaacatgcctattttaaacagaagccgtttgtttatgcacaggtttcagtgcaataaaaaccttggttgggatgcattgttgccattagagcttcaacgtgaatggggaaatatatgtaaacaagctaatgcttctcctcccattaagataggtagatatgtcggaccaaggaatggtacttataagcttatggcttatactgatgctagtcacgacttatatggttcagtaatttttttgcagcacgttgaatctggtaaggtgagttttgttcaagctaagaaccgtatgattaacactcagctgaagaataagtcaattccttcattagagttaaatgccattgttttgggtgtcgaaactctcgtggaactgcaaagagatatctctggaccttcttgcctgaaacctgttaacatagtagaaatggttctctatgctgattctctttgtgccctacactggcttaattcttcctcccagaaactggataaaatgcaaaggtgttcaactttcgtaatgaatagaattggtaatattcaaaaattgtgtcaacgatttccaataagattctgtttcatttcagggaaagagaatccggccgactgtgttactagatgcctctcacataagcagttgtataaaactaattttctcgtcGGTCCAGGCAAGAAGTTCGATGACCTCCCTGGTGTGGAACATGACATGACTTTTATTATTCCAAATCCCATGACTGTCACAGACTCTGGGTACCTCTCAAAGTTGAATGCACCTTTAGGGGCAGAACTTTCTCAAACTACTTTTTCTTCCTTAACAGGTTTTCCTGAATATGTTATTGATCCCTGCAATTATTCCAGCTTTC AAGCTAGTAAGAGAGTTGTTATAACAGAGCAAAGGAAGTGGTTTCCAGAGATCTTTGCTTACTTTCaaaataagaatagttttaatctgaaggccattcctaacctcattactcagcttaatatattcatggatgaaaatg GATGTTATTCAGTTCTAGCTGAAATACGACGACAATTTCATATCCCTAGGCATTTTTCGACCATCAAAAAAGCATTAAAACAATGTGTGCATTGTAGGCGTTTTTGTAATAGAACTTTCAAACTTAGTCAGAATTCATATAGGGAATTCAGGTCTAATTTACCATCCAAGCCATTTGCTAatgttttcattgatcatatgggtcctttccatgttaggaagaataatgaaactcaaaaa gttaaaagattgttgtttggaagtataaaaaatcttgttttatctTATGATGACTTTGAATTTATTGTTTGCCACACTGTTCACCTTGTTAATAGGAGACCTATAGCCTTTAAGGAATCCCTTAGAGAAGAAGATTTAGACTTTATACCTGAACCAATTACACCTGAACAGTTAGTTAAGGGCTATGAACTGACTTCCATGAACCTCCTTCCAGAATTACAGGGTATACCAGATGAGGATCCTGACTGGCAACCTTGT aggggtattaaaattggggatattgtcctactgaaagaggtgcacacaaaacctaacaattatccTATGGGTTTGGTGAAAGAATTGCAATATAACAGTATCGGTGAAGTTACAGGAGCATCGATACAAAAGGGTTCTACTAGGGAAGTCGTTAAAAGACACATTACAACACTAGTTCCTTTTCTTGAAAGATTAGATGATTCGGAACTTTCGTCGACTAATGATTCAGTTAAACTTTTATCAGAGCCTCCCCAtgtcaaaagaaaggctgctatagttAGTGAGCCGAAGACCAGGGAGATTTTAACAGAGTGA
- the LOC137626824 gene encoding uncharacterized protein — translation MSNLKLLITQRKVIRKKVTDAFNKLGSYANFTASRKISEKCLLLSYQKGLLDLDSKIQNLKFEDSAVTELELEEECLGCIDYLEKIERCLPLLEVSPSRSVTDTALSLLKQPTAPLPKFSSKENEDLLQFFVEFEATTGVYKYPDRDLLLLLKQQVEGRAKVLLNSLEADKQSYQDAKSLLIKAFASEEVRKSSTVKKLTELKLNPGDDPFNYVSRLRNLCESTKVLQMSSDDFLTYFAWLGLNDEFRKELVQITNKTSPSITEILDNFFVACERYENSRKVSNVTPSKYSLSCNGSAENADSFASLAVKVHSPKNKVLPSCSLCSKVHGKDFNHLLYKCTKFPTPQSKVDKLKYFKGCLKCASFSHPTAKCNFRFKQKCFKCFGWHFSFLCNKDNSSDCKKSEEAIASTETNNGVTVFSNFVSDSVLPTFTFGIVGQERLYRGIKDSGSQSTFVSQKLADTYDFETIRNNVNLTIHGFNGVKTYRSKVVQVPITLGNGRYKIPAMVIPEIKIKLNLPMLGTAVKGFLDKGFSFADVGLHSNIREVKDIEFLLGSDAAYCIPSKDVLFGKGTLSVYVDSPMGVMLVGNVQRLIDNIDFLPCHSMSVSASIPSPPSVESFVSVHTHSLFVADSIIPTLDDEVHDLHYDTLKVSSNFSVLNDKGKLMECKLQKATNEILELECPKFINYDQTIYEEETVELNKQLVDYTFNNISREVDGRIRVPLLWNGEVSHLLSKNEHLAEVILKSNFRKLKNNVGYLHLMDQTIKDQIAAGIIKPIHDLEQYKALHPDYAFLPHMGIFKPERETTKCRVVFLSNLRENEKNKKLSLSLNQCMHPGPTLNQKLSSAFLHLRFGQKLLTYDLKKAFNMLSLSESDQSKLLFLWYKNVKAGDFSVVAYRNVRLSFGLRCSPFLLMLSLYYILAFKEEKDKDLSELKHLMYTLLYMDNGAITMETGESLEWAYNELPRIFAPYKFEVQQIITNDNSLQIKIDEDMKTQTPETTKLFGLAWDRVRDEIFTKPICLDGKATTKRAVLGTIASQFDIYGFNMPILNRSRLFMHRFQCNKNLGWDALLPLELQREWGNICKQANASPPIKIGRYVGPRNGTYKLMAYTDASHDLYGSVIFLQHVESGKVSFVQAKNRMINTQLKNKSIPSLELNAIVLGVETLVELQRDISGPSCLKPVNIVEMVLYADSLCALHWLNSSSQKLDKMQRCSTFVMNRIGNIQKLCQRFPIRFCFISGKENPADCVTRCLSHKQLYKTNFLVGPGKKFDDLPGVEHDMTFIIPNPMTVTDSGYLSKLNAPLGAELSQTTFSSLTGFPEYVIDPCNYSSFRKLILIY, via the coding sequence atgtcaaatttaaaattgcttattactcagagaaaggttattcgtaagaaagtaactgatgcctttaataaattggggtcctatgcaaattttactgcatcccggaaaatatcggaaaagtgtctcctgttaagttaccagaagggtttgttagacttggattctaaaattcaaaatttaaagtttgaGGATAGTGCAGTTACAGAACTCGAATTAGAAGAGGAATGTTTGGGTTGTATTGATTATTTAGAGAAGATAGAGAGATGTTTGCCTTTACTTGAAGTTTCTCCTTCCCGTAGTGTCACGGACACAGCTCTTAGTTTACTAAAGCAGCCAACAGCGCCCCTCCCAAAATTTAGTAGCAAGGAAAATGAGGATCTCTtacagttttttgtagaatttgaggctACTACTGGTGTTTATAAATATCCCGATAGGGATTTGTTACTTTTGCTTAAACAGCAAGTTGAAGGTCGGGCTAAGGTTTTGCTGAATTCTCTTGAAGCAGATAAACAGAGTTACCAAGATGCTAAATCGCTCTTGATTAAAGCTTTTGCTTCGGAAGAAGTTAGGAAGTCTTCCACCGTTAAGAAACTAACAGAGTTGAAACTAAATCCAGGTGATGACCCATTTAATTATGTATCTAGGTTAAGGAATTTATGTGAGTCTACTAAGGTTTTGCAAATGTCCTCTGATGATTTTTTGACTTATTTTGCTTGGCTAGGTTTGAATGATGAATTTAGAAAAGAGTTAGTGCAAATTACTAATAAGACTTCTCCTTCAATTACGGAAATTTTGGATAACTTTTTTGTAGCTTGCGAGAGGTATGAAAACTCGAGAAAAGTGTCAAATGTTACGCCTTCAAAGTATTCCTTATCATGCAATGGTAGTGCTGAAAATGCTGATAGTTTTGCTAGTTTGGCAGTTAAAGTGCATTCTCCTAAGAATAAAGTCCTACCTAGTTGTTCGTTATGTTCTAAGGTTCATGGTAAGGATTtcaatcatttactatataaatgtacaaaatttcctACTCCTCAGTCTAAAGTAgataaattgaagtattttaaaggctgtttgaaatgtgctagtttttcgcatcccactgctaaatgtaattttaggtttaaacaaaagtgttttaaatgttttggctggcatttttcttttctgtgtaacaaagataattcatctgattgtaagaaaagtgaagaagctatAGCAAGCACAGAAACAAATAATGGGGTTACAGTGTTCTCAAATTTCGTTAGTGACTCTGTTCTTCCTACTTTCACTTTTGGCATTGTTGGACAAGAGCGCTTGTATAGAGGTATAAAAGACAGTGGGTCTCAAAGTACTTTTGTTTCACAGAAATTAGCTGATACTTATGACTTTGAAACTATCAGAAATAATGTTAATCTTACAATTCATGGTTTCAATGGTGTTAAAACTTATCGGAGCAAGGTAGTTCAGGTGCCTATTACACTAGGAAATGGTCGTTATAAGATTCCAGCCATGGTTATTCCTGAAATAAAGATTAAGTTGAATTTGCCGATGCTCGGCACGGCAGTGAAGGGTTTTTTAGATAAAGGGTTTTCGTTTGCTGATGtgggtcttcattcaaatatccgGGAAGTAAAGGATATTGAATTTCTGCTTGGTTCTGATGCTGCTTATTGTATTCCAAGTAAAGACGTCCTGTTTGGAAAGGGTACTCTGTCAGTATATGTAGATTCCCCAATGGGCGTTATGTTGGTAGGCAATGTTCAAAGATTGATCGATAATATAGATTTTCTGCCATGTCATTCTATGTCTGTCAGTGCTAGTATTCCTAGTCCACCTAGTGTGGAGTCTTTTGTAAGTGTCCACACTCACTCGTTATTTGTTGCAGATTCTATCATACCTACTTTGGATGATGAGGTTCATGACCTTCACTATGATACTTTGAAAGTTAGTAGTAATTTTTCGGTTTTGAATGACAAGGGAAAGCTTATGGAGTGTAAACTACAAAAggcaacaaatgaaatattggagcttgaatgccctaaattcattaattatgaccaaactatttatgaggaagagactgtagaactgaataagcagttagttgattatacttttaataatatatctagagaAGTAGATGGTAGGATTCGAGTTCCCTTACTTTGGAATGGTGAGGTATCACACTTGCTATCGAAAAATGAACATTTAGCAGAGGTAATTTTGAAGTCTAATTTTAGGAAGCTTAAAAATAATGTGGGTTATTTACATTTAATGGATCAGACTATTAAGGATCAAATAGCAGCTGGTATAATAAAACCTATTCATGATCTTGAACAATATAAAGCCCTGCACCCAGATTATGCTTTTCTTCCTCACATGGGAATTTTTAAGCCTGAGAGGGAGACGACTAAGTGTCGTGTAGTCTTTTTATCCAAtttgagagagaatgagaaaaataagaaactaagcctctctctcaaccagtgtatgcatccaggtcccacattgaaccaaaagctatcctcagcttttcttcatttaaggttcggtcagaaattgcttacctatgacttgaaaaaagcattcaatatgctttcattaagtgaatctgatcagtcaaaattgctgtttctttggtataaaaatgttaaagctggggacttttctgttgttgcttatcgcaatgtgaggctgagttttgggttgcgttgtagcccgtttttgttaatgctttccttatattatattttagcttttaaggaagaaaaggataaagatttgtcagaattaaaacatttaatgtataccttgctgtatatggataatggtgcaattaccatggaaactggagagtctttagaatgggcttataatgagctgcctcgcatttttgctccgtacaaattcgaggttcagcagattatcactaatgataattccttacaaattaagatagatgaagacatgaaaactcagacccctgaaactacaaagttgtttggtcttgcatgggacagagtaagagatgaaatatttacaaagcctatttgccttgatggcaaggccaccactaaacgtgctgttttaggaacaattgcttctcaatttgacatatatggctttaacatgcctattttaaacagaagccgtttgtttatgcacaggtttcagtgcaataaaaaccttggttgggatgcattgttgccattagagcttcaacgtgaatggggaaatatatgtaaacaagctaatgcttctcctcccattaagataggtagatatgtcggaccaaggaatggtacttataagcttatggcttatactgatgctagtcacgacttatatggttcagtaatttttttgcagcacgttgaatctggtaaggtgagttttgttcaagctaagaaccgtatgattaacactcagctgaagaataagtcaattccttcattagagttaaatgccattgttttgggtgtcgaaactctcgtggaactgcaaagagatatctctggaccttcttgcctgaaacctgttaacatagtagaaatggttctctatgctgattctctttgtgccctacactggcttaattcttcctcccagaaactggataaaatgcaaaggtgttcaactttcgtaatgaatagaattggtaatattcaaaaattgtgtcaacgatttccaataagattctgtttcatttcagggaaagagaatccggccgactgtgttactagatgcctctcacataagcagttgtataaaactaattttctcgtcGGTCCAGGCAAGAAGTTCGATGACCTCCCTGGTGTGGAACATGACATGACTTTTATTATTCCAAATCCCATGACTGTCACAGACTCTGGGTACCTCTCAAAGTTGAATGCACCTTTAGGGGCAGAACTTTCTCAAACTACTTTTTCTTCCTTAACAGGTTTTCCTGAATATGTTATTGATCCCTGCAATTATTCCAGCTTTCGTAAGTTGATTCTGATTTATTGA